The window ACACCTTCGTGTCGCGCTGCGGCTTGGGCAGGTGCAGCGTGAACTGCAGCAGCACGAGCGCGACGATCGCGAACGGGACGCCGACGAAGAAGTTGGCGCGCCAGCCCCACGCGTCGGTGATGACGCCGCCGAGCAGCGGGCCGCCGATGGTGCCGAGGGCCATGATCCCGCCGACGACACCCATGTACTTGCCGCGCTCGCGCGGCGAGATGATGAGGGCGACCGCGATCATGACCAGCGACATGAGCCCGCCGACGCCGATGCCCTGGATCACCCGCACGGCGATGAGCATGTTCGTGTCGGTGGAGAACCCGGCGATCACGGTGCCGACCGTGAAGAGGATCAGCGAGATCTGGATGAGTACCTTGCGGTCGACGAGGTCGGCGAGCTTGCCCCAGATCGGGGTGGAGACGGCGGTGGCCAGCAGGCTCGCGGTGATGACCCACGTGTACTGGGACTGCGTGCCGCCGAGGTCGGCGATGATGACCGGCATCGAGGTCGACACCACGGTGCCCGAGAGCACGGCGACGAACATGCCGACGATGAGGCCGGAGATCGCGGTGAAGACCTCGCGGGCCGAGCGCGTGGCGTCGGCCGGAGAAGAAGAGGTGTGTGACAAGGGGGAACGCTCCTGCGTAGAAAGTTGATCGAGATCAACCATACGCCGATGGTTGCGAAAACGCAACTATCCCGGGTGCCCCGTCCGCGTCAGCCGCAGAACGCCCCCAGCGACTCGTGCAACTGCTCCACGGCCTGGATCGTCTCCGGAGACTGGAGGTCTCCCAGTCCATCGATCTGATCGGCACCCGAGGCGATCACGTCCCCCAGGTGGCCGTCGATCCCGGCCGCCAGATCGTCGAGCGTCGCCACCAGCCGATCGCGCGCCGCATCCGCCTGCTCTGCGGTCGCCCCACCCTGGTCGAGCAGACCCTGGTACTGCGCGTAGGCGTCGTCGATCGTGGCGCACGCGCCCTGCACATCGACCCCGAGGGCGTCGCCGGCCGCCTGGGTGACCTGCGAGCAGCCCGCGAGGAGCCCGGCGGCGAGGAGGAGGGGGACGACGGCGAATCGGCGCATGACCCGAGGGTAACCCGGGCCACCTGGACCGATCCTGACCCGCCGCCCCCGCGGGGTCAGCCGCCCGACGGGTTGTCGAGCGGGCGCCCCTGGTCGTCGGTGGTCTCGCGCTCCAGCACCTCGTCCGTCGTGTCGCCGCCCTCGTCGGGAGCGCCACCCGAGGCGGTGTCGGCCTCTTCGTCGGCCCCCGGCGTGCCCTGCGTGTTCTGCGGATCACTCATGTCGTGCCTCCTCTGTCTGGTGCCCCGACGCTACGCGCGCGACCACGGCCGAGCGCAGGGGCTTGACCGCCGTCGCGCCAGGCCCCACACTCCCGCGAGCACGAGCCCGCCCGTCGAGCACCCAGGGGTCAGTCGGCCCAGAGCCGCTCGATCGGGACGGCCGCGCGCAGGATGCGCTCGGCGGCGCGGTGACCGGACAGCATCGCGGCCGGCACGGTCGCGGGGTCATCTGTCCAGGTGGCCTCCCCGGCGAGGTGCAGCACGCCCCCGATCGGCGTCGCGAGGTCGTCGTGGTCGGCGGTCGTGGAGCCGAGCGTCATGTACGCGTACGAGCCGTGCGCGAACGGGTCGTCCTGCCACGCGGTGCGGTGCACGGCCACGGGCTCCACGGCCCGGTCGCCGTACAGCCGCCGCAGCTGCGCCATGACCGAGGCCACGACCTGCTCGTCTGCCCAGTCCCTCGTCGCGGTCGCCGCCGGCCCCGCCGCGAAGGTCAGCAGCGTCGGACGCCCGTGCGCCGCGGTGAGGTCGTACCAGGAATGCCACCAGCGGCCCTCCGGGCCCTGCTGCCGGATGGCGTAGACGCCCTCGTCCCAGAACCGCTCGGGAAAGCGCAGGAACACCTTCTCGAACGCGTTCATGCGCAGCCGTCCGAGCGCGTCGGCGTTGGCCGAAGGCAGCGGGGGCACGATGTCGACCGCCCCGGAGTGGAGCACCCCGACCGGCAGCGTCACCACGGCGGTGTCGCCCGCGAACACGCCGCGCCCCGTGTGCACCAGCACCCCGTCGGTCCAGTCGACGGCCGTCACCACGTGGCCGAGCCGCACGTCGAGACCCTGCGCCAGCCGTTCGGGCAGCGCGCCGTAGCCGTCGGGGAACACGACCTCGTCGCCGTCGATCTGGTCGTCGTCGAGCCCGTGCGCCGCCAGGTCCTCGATCCACGCGCCGTACTGCTCCTCCGCGCGGTGCTCCAGATACTCGCGCACGCGCTGGGTGCGGTCCGCATCCCACCCCTGCCGCGCCAGGGCCTCCTCCGTGGCCTCGCGGTACGAGGCCTCGGGCGCCGACGCCGCGATGACCTCGGGCAGGACGGCATCGACCGCGTGCACGTCGGCCGCGAAGGCACGGGCGGCCTCATCGGGCAGCCGCCGCCCGTCCACGCCGTAGTTCGCGATCGGACGACCGTCGACCTGGTAGCCGCCCACCGTGAACTCGACCGTGCGCATGCCGAAGGCCGCGGCCGCCGCCGCCACCGGGCTCCCGTCGACGCCGTGGATCCACGAGGCGCCGAGGTCGGTGGCGCCGTCCGTCCGATCCGTGTGCACGCGACCGCCGACGCGGTCCCGCGCCTCCAGCACGACCACCGTGCGCCCGGCGTCCTGCAGCAGCCGTGCCGCGGTCAGTCCCGCGACCCCGGCTCCGACCACGACCGTGTCGACCCGTTCCATGATTCCTCCCGCGGCGGGACATCGGCGTCCTCGCCTCGACGATACCCATCGCCGCCCGCCGCCACCGCCCCATCACCTCGACGGACGCCGGTCACCCCGCGTCCGGCGCCCGACGCGGGACCGCCGTGGTGGCGGGCGTCGCGTCGTCCGCGTCGTCTGCGTCCGCGCCAAGCCCGATGCCCCAGCTCGCTCCGCGCGCCAGCATCATGCCGAGCACGGACACGACCGCGAAGGTCAGCATCAGCAGCCGCGCCGAGCCGACCATGTCCGGCAGCGCCAGGTTCACCAGCACGCCAGCCATCGCCGCGCTGAAGGCGCTCGCGATGAGGAACACCGTGTTCACGGCGGCCGCCGCCTTCGCCCCCTCCTCCTCATCGCGCGTGCTGCCGAGCGCCGCGACCGTGAGGTGCGGGAAGCCCAGGCCGATCCCCGCGCCGGCGACGAACAGCGTGGCGAACCACAGCGCGACGACGAGTGCCGACGGCCCCTCGTGCTGGAGCAGCCCGTACGCGGCGAGCCCGAGCGCGACCGTGAGCGGGCCGACCGTGATGAGCACCCGCCGGGACCGGACCCCCGTAACGTTCGCGGTGAACATCTGCGTGACGGACCACCCGAGCGACAGCGCCGCACCGAGCAGCCCGGCGACGAACGGCATCAGTCCCCCGATCTCCTGCCCGAAGAGCGGGATGAACGCCTCCGTGCCGATCGCGAAGGCCAGCACCGCGACCGTCAGGTACACCCACCCGAGGGAGGAGCCACGCACGAACGTGACCCGGGGGAGGATCCCGACGCGGCTGCGCTTCTCGTGCCGCACAAACCACAGGGCGAGCACGACGCCCACGACCAGCGCGACGCCCGTGCCGACACCCGCGGGCACGACGCCGGCGACCCCGACCGCCGCCACCCCGCCGGCGAGCAGCACCAGCGACCCCCACGGCACCGACTCGCTCGAGCGGGCACGGGCGGTCTGCGGCAGCGCGCGGACCACGACCAGTCCGATCAGCGCCGACAGGACGGCGAGTCCGACGAACGGCGCGCGCCACGCGTCGAGCTGCGCGAAGATCCCGCCGACGACGGGGCCGACGATGTTGCCCACGCCCCACATGGCCGACACGAGAGCAGCGCCGCGGGCCCAGAGCCGCTCCGGCAGGGCACGCTGGATGAGCGCATAGCCGAGACCGGCGAGCACGCCGCCGCCGAGCCCCTGCACGGCGCGCCCGACGAGCAGCGCCGACATCCAAGGGCTCACCGCGCACAGGAGCGAGCCGAGGGCGAACAGCCCGAGCGCCAGCAGGTAGGCCCGCACGGCCCCCTGACGGGTGAGGATGCGGCTCACGAGCATCGCGCTCACGACCGACGCGAGCAGGAAGGTCATCATCGTCCAGGCGTAGAACTCGGCCCCGCCGATGTCGCCGACGATCGTGGGCAGGAGGCTCGTGGTGAGGTAGACGTTGCTCGCCTCGAGCAGCACGCCGCCGGCGAGCACGGCGGCGATCGGGGCGTAGCGACTGCTCAGCAGCTCGCGCCAGCTCCCGCTGACCGGTGTGGACGTCTGTGGTGAGGACATGAGCATTCCTTTGCAGCGTCGGCGGAGGTCGATCACCTCCGTGGCGCCGGTGCTCGGCGGCCTTCCGTCACGGTATGACCTCAAGTAATGTTGAGGTCAAGCGGCAGCGCCTCGCCGCGCGGACCGGTTTGGAACCGGATGCGGCCGGGATGCGGATACCTCTTGTGACCAACGACAACGACATCATCCGTGACTCGCTCACGTCGCCGGAGCGCTTCGCCGAGATCTTCGAGCGACATATCACCGCCGTCACCGCCTACGTCGCGCGGCGGGTCGGCCCCCACGCCAGCGACGACATCGTCAGCGAGACCTTCCTCGCCGCGTTCCGTCGGCGCAAGCGCTACGACATGACCAGGACCTCCGCGCTCCCCTGGCTCATGGGGATCGCGACCAAGGTGCTCGCGCAGCACCGGCGGGCGCAGGCCACGCACTGGCGCGCACTGCACGCCGCGTTCGACGCCGGCGACGAGGACACGGTCGACGACCTCGACCGCTCGATCTCCCGGCTGGACGCCTCGGCCCAGCTGGAGGATCTGTTCCCCCGGATCGCCGCACTGTCGGCCAGGGACCGCGAGGTGCTGTTCCTGCACGCCTGGGGCGATCTGACCTACCCGGAGATCGCCGCGGCGCTCGGCATCCCCATCGGCACGGTGCGCTCCCGGCTGAGCCGCATCCGCGCGAAACTCTCCGCGCCCCCACCGCCGGCACCCGCGCGCCTCGCGCACGCCCCCCGCTCGGCCACCACACACATCCGCTACGCAGAGACGGAGTCCGCTCATGGACATCTTTGACCAGGTCAGGGAGATCCGGCCCACCTATCCCACCTCCCCCCAGGCGCCCCGCCGGGCGCTGCACCAGGAGATCGCCCGCTCCCGGCGCTCGCGCCCCCTCCGCCGCATCGCGGTGGTCTCGCTCGGCGGTGCCGCCGTCGCCGCCGCCGTCGTGACCGCCATCGCCGTGGCGCCGCCCGGGGTCGTCAGCCAGCCACAGGCCGCGTCGGCCGCCGAGTACCTCACCGAGACCGCCGCGTCCATCAGGGCCGCCGCGGCTGCGGCCCCCGCCTCGGAGATGACCGCGGTCACCATCACCACCAGGCACCTCGGGATGGTCGGCGGCCCGAACACCGTGTTCGCACCCTTCGGCGACATCCGCGCCGGAGCCACCGGCGCCGTCGTGTCGCAGTGGAGCGGCACGTACCGGCTCGACGCCGACGGCACCCTGCACGTCACCGACCAGATCCGCTTCCACTCCACCGACATCTACGGAGACGAGGCCGCCGTGGCGGCCGCGTGGAACGACTACTACGGCAGCACGGAGATCGGCCCCCTCGGCACGCCACCCGTGGCCGAGGACCCGCACTCGGCGGACTCGCCGCCGGAGACGCTCCCCGTGTCGCCCGCGGACTTCCCGCACGATCCCGCCGCCTTCCTCGAGGCCTGGACCCAGGGCATGAGGGATCTGATGGACGCGGAGATCGCCGAGTCCGCGGAACTCGTCGACGGCGACCTGGAGGCGAGCGGGATCCTCGACCGGACGTACGAGCGGTACGACGTGCCGGCCGCCGAGCACATGCTCTCCACGCTCTCCACCTCGACCCTGCTGCACACGGGATCGCCGGAGTACCGCGCGACCTTCCTCGAAGCCCTCGCCCTCGCTCCGGGCATCACGGTCGAGGAGGACTCCACGGCGGTCAAGGTGCTCGCCTACGCCTCCGACGAGCAGCGCTATCGGCTGTCGATCGACCCGGCGGCCGGTGCCGTCGTCCAGATCGACGAGTTCCTGCTGACCGTGCCGGGACAGCTGTGGAACCGCCACACGAAGGACGACCCGCCCGTCGAGGTCGGCTCGGCCCCGTTCCTGCCCGACGACATCCCCTCCCGGTCGAGCACGTTCCGCTCCGCTCCTGCGAGCTGAGCCGTCCTCGCCCCACGGCGCCCCTCCCCGTTCTCCGGTGGAGGGGCGCCGTCGTCGCCCCGCACCCGCGCAGACCTCATCTATTGTTGAGGTCGAGCGAAGGGAGCGCACGATGGAACCCGAAGACCTGCTTCCGATCGGCGAAGTCACCCGGCGCACCGGCGTCGCCCCCTCCGCGCTGCACTTCTACGAGCAGCTCGGCCTCATCTCGTCGACGCGCACCGCGGGGAACCAGCGCCGCTACCGCCGGCACATGCTCCGCCGCGTCTCGCTGATCGTCGTCGCCAAGCGCATCGGCATCCCGCTCAGCGAGGTGCAGGAGCTGTTCCAGACGCTGCCCATCGACACGCCGCCCTCGCACGCCGACTGGCGCCGGGTCGCGAAGCTGTGGCGCACACAGCTCGAGGAGCGTCGCACCCAGCTGGAACACCTGCAGCGCGAGCTCACGGGGTGCATCGGCTGCGGCTGCCTGTCGCTCAAGGCGTGCCGCCTGCTCAATCCCGACGACACCCTCGGCGACGACGGTCCGGGCCCCCGCCGCATCTGACCGGGCACGTCGCGCTCGACGTTCGTCCAGCGCGGATCCGACGATCGGCCAGACCTCTGCGCCGGCCCGCCAGGCCGTCCGAACGGCGTTGTGCCTGTAACGAGTAACCCTTTACCTTCTAGACGGCACACGGCCATCCGTGTGCCGTCCTCACGGTCGCGGGCTGTCCCGACAGCCAGGCGCGGGTGCGCGTCCGCGAGGGAACCGATCATCACGTCGTCGCACGGTGTCGTCGCGCCGGCGTGATCGACCAACCATTGAAGGGATACCCGTGGATTCCACAGCAGCAGTACTCTCGCGACCACCCGGTCGCGTGCGCCGATTCACGAGCATGCTCCTGGCATCGCTCTTCGTCACCTCGGCACTGGTCGGGGTGAGCACGCTCGGAGGCCCCGCTCCGAGCGCCGAGGCCACCCAGAGCTGGGGCACGACGACGCTTCGTCAGACCAACCAGTTCTTCGCCTACGTCAACGCCGGCGAACAGCTCACCGGCGACATCTCGAAGCTCGTGCGAGGGGTCGGATCCCAGTCGGCCACGCTCCGGGCCACATCGCCGTCCGGTGAGACGTTCGAGTGCACCGTGGCCGCCGACGCGGTCGTCGGCACCGCCTGCACGTTCGGCACCCAGACGGCGGCGGTCAGCGGCATCTGGACGATCGACTTCGTCCGTCCCGTCGCCGACTCGCAGGCCGCCGCCGGCACCTTCCAGTGGAACATCACCGTCAGCTCGGGCGGCACGCCGATCCCCGGCCGCGTGTGGTCCGACGACTTCATCATGGAAGACACGGAACCGGCGACCTTCGACCTCTGGTACGTCGGCTCGACGGGCTACCAGTACCGGTCGACGTACTCGGACTTCCGCGGCATCTCGAGCCGGTTCCAGGTGAACCAGTTCGGCAACGTGCTGCCAGGGACGTGCACGCCGTACTACGGCAGCGCGGCCATGGGAGCGCCCACCGGCTCGGAGATCCCCGGCATCGAGCCGAGCGACTCGTGCGGTGTGCCGTACCACATCTTCTTCGAGACGCCCGCGGCCGACCTCCCCGCGTCGGCCTCTGCCGTGGACGGCAGCCACTTCGTGCTGCCCGCGCCGGAAACACCGGACATCTCCGGCTTCGCGTTCGCGCCCGCCGGCAACGACACGCGTGCCGGCACGTTCACCTTCACCACGAGCGGTCACGTCGGCTCGGTCGACCTCTGGGTCGACGCGGACGCCGACGGCTTCTACGGAACCGCGGGCGATCGCCTGATCACCGTGGCGGTCAACGGGGACGGCGTGCAGGCGGTGTCCTTCGACGGACTCGACGCCTTCGGAGCACCGATTCCCGCGACGACGCAGTTCGCCGCGCGCGCCGGTATCTCCAAGGCGGGTGAGATCCACTTCGTCAACTCCGACATCGAGAGCCGCGGCGGCATCTCCGTGACCGCGATCAACGGCCCGGCGGCCGGGTCGTCCACCCTGTACTGGAACGACACGACCCTGGAGCTCGCGAACCACCGCACGGACTGCCTTCCGCCCGTGATGGACGGACGGGCGGGGACGGCGAGCGCTGTCCCCGGCGGCGTGCACGGCTGGCCCTGCGACATGAGCATCCAGCCCAACAACGCGAACAACGGCGTCGACGGCCCCTGGGGCGACGTGCGCCACATCGACGACTGGACCTTCACGCCGGTCGACGAGCAGGAGCAGATCATCGTCGCACCCGCGGCGAACTACACCGTGGTGAAGTCGTCCGACCCGGCCGACGGCGAGTCGGTCCAGTCGGGTGACGTGGTGACCTACACGATCGACGTGGCACAGGTGGGCAACGTCCCCGCGGACGCCACGCTCACCGACGACCTCGCGAACGTGCTCGACGACGCCGCGTACAACGGCGACGTCGCCGCCAGCACGGGAACGGTCGACGTGACCGGAACCACCCTGTCGTGGAACGGCACCCTCCCCGTGGGCGGGACCGCGACGATCACCTACTCCGTGACCGTCGACGACATGTCCGACCTGCCCGCGGGCGACTACAGTCTCGGCAACGTGGTCACCAGCCCCGGCTGTGCGACCGCGGACGACTGCTCGACGGTGCACCCGATCGGCGCGTACTCCGTGGTGAAGACCTCGGACCCCGCGTCCGGCACGACCGTGTCCGATGATCAGAAGCTGACGTTCACCGTCACCGTCACCGAGACCGGTCAGGGTTCCGTGGACGGCGCGACGCTGACCGACGACCTCTCCGACGTGCTCGACGACGCCACCTGGAACGACGACCTCGTCGCCTCCGCCGGCACGGTGTCCTTCGACCAGGACAGCGAGCAGCTGGACTGGTCGGGCGACCTGGCCCCCGGCGCCGTCGTGACGATCACCTACTCGGTGACCGTCACCGGAGACGGCGACCAGTCGCTGATCAACCAGGTCACCAGCCCCGGGTGCGCCTCGCCCGAGACGTGCGGCACGACGCACCTGTACGGCACCTACTCGGTGGTCAAGGAGTCCGACCCCGCGTCGGGCACCGACGTGGCCCCCGGTGACACCATCACCTACACGGTGACCGTCACCCAGGCGGGTACGGGCGCGGTCGACGCCGTGCTCACGGACGACCTGACCGGGGTGCTCGACGACGCCGTGTGGAACGGCGACCTGGCGGCCGACCTCGGCACCGCGTCGTTCGATCCCGCGACGAACGCCTTCACGTGGAACGGCACGCTCCAGCCGGGCGAGGTGGCCACGATCACCTACTCGGTCGGGGTCAGCGGCGCCGGAGACACCGACCTGCTCAACGTCGTCACCAGCCCGGGCTGTGCCACCGCCGACGTCTGCTCCACGGAGCACTTCGTCGGGGCGTACTCCGTGGTCAAGACATCCGACCCCGCACCGGGGACGGCCGTCCAGCCGGGGGACGTCATCACCTACACGGTGACGGTGACGCAGACCGGCCGCGGGGCGGTGCAGGACGCCGTCCTCACCGACGAGCTGCCCGAGGTGCTCGACGACGCCACGTGGAACGACGACGCGGAGGTCTCCGCCGGCGACCTCGACTACGACGAGGACACGCAGGAGCTGAGCTGGACCGGCGACCTGGCCGTGGGCGACGTCGTCACGATCACCTACTCGGTGACCGTGACCGCCGCGGGCGACACCAGCCTGACCAACACGGTCACCAGCCCGGGCTGCCTCACGCCGGAGGACTGCACGACGAACCACCTCGCGGGTTCCTACTCCGTCGTGAAGGACTCCGATCCCGCCCCGGGCACCGACGTCGCCACGGGTGACACGATCACCTACACCGTGACCGTCACCCAGTCCGGCCTCGCCGCCGTGACGGGCGCGACGCTCACGGACGACCTGTCCGAGGTGCTGGACGACGCCACGTGGGACGACACGATCACCGCCACCAGCGGTGCCGCGACGTTCGACCCGGCGACGGCACAGCTCGCCTGGACGGGCGACCTGGTTCCCGGCGCCGTGGTGACGATCACCTACTCGGTCACCGTCGTCGAGGGTGGCGACACGACGCTCACCAACGTCGTGACCAGCCCCGGCTGCGAATCCGAGTCGGTGTGCACCACCGAGCACTACACCGGCACCTACGCCGTCGTGAAGAGCTCGGACCCGGTGTCGGGCACGACGGTCGCGGCCGGCCAGGTGATCGACTACACGATCACGGTCACGCAGGACGGTGCCGGGTCGGTGGCCGCACTGCTGTCGGACGACCTGACCGGTGTCCTCGACGACGCGTCGTACAACGGCGACGTGGCGGCGAGCCTCGGCACGGTGGCGATGGACGGCGCGAACCTCACCTGGAACGCGACGCTCGCGCCCGGCGAGATCGCGACGATCACGTACTCCGTGACCGTCGGGGCGATCGGATCGGGTGACGGGCAGCTGCCCAACGTGGTCACGAGCCCGGGCTGCCAGAGCGAGACCGACTGCGCCACGGTGCACCAGGTCGGCGCGTACACCTTCGAGAAGACATCGGACCCCGCACCGGGACGGGTCGACCGCGGCGACGTGATCGACTACACCCTGACGGTGCGCCACACCGGCGTCGGACCGATCCCCGGTGCGCGGATCCTCGACGATCTGACCGCGGTGCTCGACGACGCCACGTACAACGACGATGCGGTCGCGTCCGCGGGGACCGTGACCCGTGACGGCGTGGACCTCACCTGGACCGGCGACCTCGTCGCGGGTGACGTGGTGACGATCACCTACTCGGTGACCGTCACGGGCAACGGTGATGGCGACATCGACAACGTCGTCACCACCGACGACCCGCGCGGCGGCTGCGCGGCCAACGAGCCGTGCCGCACCGAGCACGACGTGCCGCCGATGCCGGGCCTGGCCACCACCGGTGGCGAGCTGCCGGTGTGGTCGGTGCCGATCGCGCTCCTGCTCCTGCTGGTCGGCAGCGGCGTGTACGTCGTCGCCCGCCGTCGTCGGAGCGACATGAACGCCGAGTAGTCGACGGTGCTCGACGGGAGCGGGGCGGCCATCCGGCCACCCCGCTCTCGTCGTCTGCGGAGCCGCTTCGACGCATGCCGTGCGGCGTATGCGGGCCGGGTTAGCCTGAGGACAGCGATCGGCATCCGCCCTTGGCTTCCACAGCTCAAGGGCTCCCGATCGACAGGAGAGCATCATCTCTCTCACCCGAACCGCCTCCCCCGCCTCCACCCTCGGCCCCGTCCGCCAGACCTACGCGGGCACCGCCGAATTCCCCCCGATGACACGGGCGTACCGCGACGTGCAGCAGGTGGTGAAGGAGACCGGGCTGCTGCAGCGCACCCCCGTGTTCTACTCGCTCGTCGGCGGCGCCCTGCTGCTGGCCCTCGCCGGGTGCGTCACCGGCTTCCTGCTGCTCGGCGACAGCTGGTTCCAGCTGCTCATCGCGGCGGCGCTCGGCATCGTCTTCACGCAGATCGCGTTCCTCGCGCACGAGGCAGCGCACCGGCAGATCCTGTCGTCCGGTCCCGCGAACTTCCGCCTCGCGCGCATCCTCGCCGGGATCGTCGGCATGAGCTACCACTGGTGGGACTCGAAGCACACCCGCCACCACGGCAACCCGAACCAGGTCGGCCGTGACCCCGACATCGAGGTCGACACGATCTCCTTCCTCGAGACCGATGCCGCGCAGTCCCGCGGCCTCGTGCGGCTGATCACCCGCAAGCAGGGCTGGCTGTTCTTCCCGCTGCTCACGCTCGAGGGCCTCAACCTGCACTACATCGGCCTCAAGCACCTGCTCACCCGCAAGAACGTGAAGGGCCGCTGGATCGAGCTGTCGCTCATCGTCGCCCGGTTCGCGATCATCCTGATCCCGGTGTTCCTGATGCTGCCGCTCGGGATGGCGTTCGCGTTCCTCGGGGTGCAGCTCGCGGTGTTCGGCGTGTACATGGGCGCGTCGTTCGCCCCCAACCACAAGGGCATGCCGATCATCGCGCCCGACGCCAAGCTCGACTTCTTCTCCAAGCAGGTGCGCACCTCGCGCAACATCCACGGCGGCCGCTGGGTCACCTGGCTCATGGGCGGCCTGAACCACCAGGTCGAGCACCACCTGTTCCCCAACATGTCGCGCCTGCACCTGGCGAAGGCGCGGGAGATCGTGCGCGACTACTGCGCCGCCAACGGCATCGCGTACACCGAGACGAGCCTCGTGCGCTCCTACGCGATCGTGATCGACTACCTCAACCGGGTGGGGCTCGCCGCGCGCGACCCGTTCGACTGCCCCGCCGCCGCGCAGCTGCGCCGCGCCTGACCGCCGCCGGCCGACCGGGGGCGCCCTCGCGGCGCGGGAGAATGGACTCCATGTCCGCGCGTTCTCCCCAGCGACTGCTCTCCTCGGTCCGCCGGCTGCTGCACACCGACCCGTCGAGCGTCGCGCACACCGAGGCCCTGCCCGTCATCGACGAGCGCACCGTGCCGCGCGTGCTCGACCTCGCGACCCGCATCGGCGAGTCGATGTTCGCGGTGGGGGCGTCCGCGCACGAGGTGACCCTCGCGATCACCCGCGTGTGCGAGGCCTACGGGCTCAAGGGCGTCCAGGTCGACGTCACCTACAACTCGATCACGGTGTCGTTCCACCTCAGCGGGGAGGTTTGGCCGGAGACCCTGGTGCGCGTGGTGCGGGTCGCCGCCCCCGACCACGCCAAGCTGCAGCGCGTGCAGGCCCTGGTCGCCGACATCGACGCCGGGCTCGACCTGGAGTCCGCCCGCACCGCCTTCCGCGTGATCCGGCGGATGCCGTTCCGCTACCAGCAGCCGGTCGTGATCGTGGCCCGTGCGCTGCTCGCGGTGGGCGTGAGCATCATGCTGGGCGCCTCCCCGATCATCGTCGGGCTCACGTTCGTCGCGGCCCTGTGCGCCGCGCTCACCCAGGCCGGGCTCGC of the Microbacterium sufflavum genome contains:
- a CDS encoding fatty acid desaturase family protein gives rise to the protein MTRAYRDVQQVVKETGLLQRTPVFYSLVGGALLLALAGCVTGFLLLGDSWFQLLIAAALGIVFTQIAFLAHEAAHRQILSSGPANFRLARILAGIVGMSYHWWDSKHTRHHGNPNQVGRDPDIEVDTISFLETDAAQSRGLVRLITRKQGWLFFPLLTLEGLNLHYIGLKHLLTRKNVKGRWIELSLIVARFAIILIPVFLMLPLGMAFAFLGVQLAVFGVYMGASFAPNHKGMPIIAPDAKLDFFSKQVRTSRNIHGGRWVTWLMGGLNHQVEHHLFPNMSRLHLAKAREIVRDYCAANGIAYTETSLVRSYAIVIDYLNRVGLAARDPFDCPAAAQLRRA